In one window of Streptomyces sp. FXJ1.172 DNA:
- a CDS encoding metallophosphoesterase, translating to MTQGAGQGPEAERTATLRDFRVPAYVHETGPYVDSAHPGDTVPPVDEAYPEGYTPTQRDLPVISRTDRTETVQVQVQPVPATPLPQPTTGPGPLFVVGDVHGYLDELVTALQEQGLIDASGQWCAGTARLWFLGDFTDRGPDGIGVIDLVMRLSAEAAAAGGYCKALMGNHELLLLGAKRFGDTPVNSGAGTATFQAAWLLNGGQKTDMDRLQDHHLQWMARLDAVEQVDGYLLVHSDTTAYLDYGDSIEAVNDTVRETLTRNDADECWDLFRKFTKRFSFRDEGGADAVRSLLDTYGGTRIVHGHSPIPYLLGEVGSEDDEEGSGPVVEGPHVYADGLAIAMDGGVTMAGKLLVRQLPLDN from the coding sequence ATGACTCAGGGGGCCGGTCAGGGACCCGAGGCGGAGCGGACGGCGACGCTGCGCGATTTCCGGGTACCGGCGTACGTCCACGAGACCGGTCCGTACGTCGACAGCGCCCACCCGGGCGACACCGTGCCGCCCGTCGACGAGGCGTATCCCGAGGGCTACACGCCCACCCAGCGCGACCTCCCGGTCATCAGCCGCACCGACCGGACCGAGACGGTCCAGGTACAGGTCCAACCGGTGCCCGCGACGCCGCTGCCGCAGCCCACGACCGGCCCCGGGCCGCTGTTCGTCGTCGGAGACGTCCACGGGTACCTCGACGAACTGGTGACCGCCCTGCAGGAGCAGGGACTGATCGACGCCTCGGGCCAGTGGTGCGCGGGCACCGCCCGGCTGTGGTTCCTCGGCGACTTCACCGACCGCGGGCCCGACGGCATCGGCGTCATCGACCTGGTGATGCGGCTGTCCGCCGAGGCCGCCGCGGCCGGCGGGTACTGCAAGGCCCTCATGGGCAACCACGAACTGCTGCTGCTCGGCGCCAAGCGGTTCGGCGACACTCCCGTCAACTCCGGCGCGGGCACCGCCACCTTCCAGGCGGCCTGGCTGCTCAACGGCGGTCAGAAGACCGACATGGACCGCCTCCAGGACCACCACCTGCAGTGGATGGCCCGCCTCGACGCCGTCGAGCAGGTCGACGGCTATCTGCTCGTGCACTCGGACACCACCGCCTATCTCGACTACGGCGACTCCATCGAGGCAGTCAATGACACCGTCCGCGAAACCCTCACCCGCAACGACGCGGACGAGTGCTGGGATCTGTTCCGCAAGTTCACCAAGCGCTTCTCCTTCCGTGACGAGGGTGGTGCAGACGCCGTCCGTTCGCTTCTCGATACGTACGGCGGCACCCGCATCGTTCACGGCCACAGCCCCATTCCCTATCTCCTCGGCGAGGTCGGCTCCGAGGACGACGAGGAGGGCAGCGGCCCGGTCGTGGAGGGACCGCATGTGTATGCCGACGGGCTCGCCATTGCCATGGACGGTGGGGTGACCATGGCCGGAAAGCTGCTGGTCCGGCAACTTCCCCTGGATAACTGA